GCGCTGCGCGCCATTCCCGGCTTCGATCAGGTGGTACGCAAGGTCGCCTCGTTTTTCGGGGAGCGCGGGGTGCGCCAGATCTTCCTGGCCAATGCGGTGAAGGTTGGCCCCACCCAGCGCCCCAGGTTGTGGGCCCAGTACCAGGAGGTGCTGGCAACGCTCGACTGGAAAGAAGTCCCGGAGCTGTACGTCACGCAGACCCCGCTGGTAAACGCGGCCGCCGTCGGCTTCGACAAGCCGTTCATCGTTCTCAACTCGGGGCTGATGGAGCTGCTCGACGAAGAGGAGCGCCGCGACATCGTGGGGCACGAGCTCGGGCACATCATGTCGGGGCACACCACCTACACGACGATTGCGATCATCATCCTCACGGTGGGGATCCAGAACCTCCCCTTCCTGGCCGGGATCGCGCTCCTCCCCTTCCAGCTGGCGCTGATGGAGTGGTACCGCAAGGCCGAGTTCTCGGCGGACCGCGCCGGGCTCCTCGTGACGCAGGACATTCGCGTCACCGCCAGCACCTTCATGAAGATGGCGGGAGGGAAGGAACTCGACGACACGCTTTCGGTCGACGCCTTCCTCGAGCAGGCGTCGCACTACGAGGGGCAGAGCGAGTTTGCCGACAAGGTCTGGCAGGTGATCAACACCGCGTTCCGCACGCACCCCTTTGGCACGGTGCGCGCCGCCGAGCTTCAACGCTGGGTGAGCGCCGGGGAGTACGAGAAGATCCTTCGCGGTGACTACCGCAGGCGCAGCGACGCGACCACCCCACCGCTCTCGTCGGACATCGAGGACGCGGTCGGTTATTATGGGGAGCAGGCGCGCGGGGCGGTCGACTCGTTGAGCGGGGTGCTCGACCGGGCGCGCGATGCCTTCAACAGCGCCTTCAAGGGATCGTCCGGGACGTGAAGATTCTGCTCCTCGGCAGTGGCGGCCGCGAACACGCCATCGCATGGAAGCTCGCACAGGATGACTCGTCGCTCGAACTGGTAGCCGCTCCCGGCAACCCAGGCATTGCCACCATCGGCCGCTGCGTCCCGGTCTCGCCGACCGACGCGGCGGCCGTTGTCGCATTGGCGGAGGCAGAGCGCCCGGAGCTGGTGGTCATTGGCCCCGAGGCGCCGCTGGCGGCGGGGGTCAGCGACGCGCTGCGCGCGGCGGGGTTCAGGGTGTTCGGCCCGTCGAAGGCGGCGGCCGCGCTCGAGGCGTCGAAGCGTTTCGCGAAAGAGGTGATGTTCGCCGCCGGGGTCCCGACGGCGCGCGCCTCGTGGCACTCGGACGCAGCCTCGGCCAGGCTGGCGGCGCGGATGTCGGGTGCTCCCGTGGTGATCAAGGCGAGCGGGCTGGCTGCGGGGAAAGGGGTCGTCGTGGCGCAGACGCTCGACGAGGCGGAGTTGGCGATCGACCGGATGTTCCAGGGGGCATTCGGTTCGGCCGGCGCGGAGGTCCTGGTCGAGGAGTTCATGGCGGGGGAGGAGCTGTCGGTCTTCGCGGTGACGGATGGTGAGCACTTCGTGCTCCTGCCAGCCGCGCAGGATCACAAGCGGCTGCTCGACGGCGACGAGGGGCCCAACACCGGGGGGATGGGGGCGTACGCCCCGGTCTCGATCGCGACTGACGCCGTGCTCCGGTTCACCGCGGAGCATATCGTATTGCCCACGCTGGCCGAGATGCGCCGTCGCGGGACGCCGTTCAGCGGGCTGCTCTATGTGGGGCTGATGCTCACCGAGGCCGGGCCCAAAGTGGTGGAGTTCAACTGTCGCTTCGGGGATCCAGAAACGCAGGTGGTGCTCCCGATCATGGCCAGTAGCATCTTGACGCTAATGCTCGGTGCCGCCGAGCCTGACGGGTTGGCGCAGGCGAGCGCGCCGGTATGTGTCGCGGGGGCCGCGGTCACGACGGTGGTCGCCTCGCCAGGGTATCCTGACACGCCCATCACGGGAGCACCGATCGTGCTCCCAGAGCATCCTGCCAGCATCTCCATCTTTCACGCCGGGACGAAACAGCGTGGCGACGGGGCGTTGGTAACGGCTGGGGGGCGCGTATTTTCGGTTACGGCGGTCGCTCCGACCTTCGAGGCAGCACAGAGACTGAGCTTGGCAACCGCCGAATCGATCGACTTCCCCGACAAGGTGCTCCGCCGAGATATCGGGTGGCGCGAGCAGGCGCGCCGTGCCGGAGCTTCCTGAAGTCGAGACGATAGCGCGGGAGTTGGACGCGCGCCTGGCGGGGCGAATCGTCGTCGAGGTCGC
This genomic stretch from Gemmatimonadaceae bacterium harbors:
- a CDS encoding M48 family metallopeptidase is translated as MAERIVLTDISSAAWEHPADRAALNALRAIPGFDQVVRKVASFFGERGVRQIFLANAVKVGPTQRPRLWAQYQEVLATLDWKEVPELYVTQTPLVNAAAVGFDKPFIVLNSGLMELLDEEERRDIVGHELGHIMSGHTTYTTIAIIILTVGIQNLPFLAGIALLPFQLALMEWYRKAEFSADRAGLLVTQDIRVTASTFMKMAGGKELDDTLSVDAFLEQASHYEGQSEFADKVWQVINTAFRTHPFGTVRAAELQRWVSAGEYEKILRGDYRRRSDATTPPLSSDIEDAVGYYGEQARGAVDSLSGVLDRARDAFNSAFKGSSGT
- the purD gene encoding phosphoribosylamine--glycine ligase; the encoded protein is MKILLLGSGGREHAIAWKLAQDDSSLELVAAPGNPGIATIGRCVPVSPTDAAAVVALAEAERPELVVIGPEAPLAAGVSDALRAAGFRVFGPSKAAAALEASKRFAKEVMFAAGVPTARASWHSDAASARLAARMSGAPVVIKASGLAAGKGVVVAQTLDEAELAIDRMFQGAFGSAGAEVLVEEFMAGEELSVFAVTDGEHFVLLPAAQDHKRLLDGDEGPNTGGMGAYAPVSIATDAVLRFTAEHIVLPTLAEMRRRGTPFSGLLYVGLMLTEAGPKVVEFNCRFGDPETQVVLPIMASSILTLMLGAAEPDGLAQASAPVCVAGAAVTTVVASPGYPDTPITGAPIVLPEHPASISIFHAGTKQRGDGALVTAGGRVFSVTAVAPTFEAAQRLSLATAESIDFPDKVLRRDIGWREQARRAGAS